A genomic segment from Streptomyces sp. NBC_01233 encodes:
- a CDS encoding universal stress protein, whose translation MSNTPVIAAVDGSEHSLRALEWARAAAVRHGTGLMIAHVLPDHAQLYAGRRSALHDASQPKEFADPVKDWVRALLGGGSELPEGVQYEALEGSVPEALRVIGAEALMLVMGSRGRGGFATLLLGSNSRAVAATAPCPVVVVPHAERTAGASEAAQESAGRVVLGLHAAETPDDVVTFAFAEAAARGTTVQVVSAYAVPPAPNLIIDAPFEVIPPEGLADDGDAVPAEREMLRSQTDRLAPFRPRYPDVRVEQAAVPGDAAGRLVTASASAALVVVGRHHPRRRPRSLFMGSVAHAVLQHAQGPVAVVPTLKDDA comes from the coding sequence ATGAGCAACACACCGGTGATCGCAGCCGTCGACGGATCCGAACACAGCCTCAGGGCCCTGGAGTGGGCGAGGGCCGCAGCCGTCCGGCACGGTACCGGGCTGATGATCGCCCATGTTCTGCCCGACCACGCCCAGTTGTATGCGGGCCGCCGGTCGGCGCTGCACGACGCCTCGCAGCCGAAGGAGTTCGCCGACCCCGTGAAGGACTGGGTTCGGGCCCTGCTCGGCGGCGGCTCCGAGCTGCCCGAGGGGGTCCAGTACGAGGCGCTGGAAGGCTCCGTCCCCGAGGCGCTGCGGGTGATCGGGGCGGAGGCTTTGATGCTGGTGATGGGCTCCCGGGGCCGCGGCGGCTTCGCCACCCTCCTGCTCGGCTCCAACAGCCGGGCCGTGGCGGCCACGGCGCCCTGCCCGGTGGTGGTGGTCCCGCACGCGGAGCGCACCGCCGGGGCCTCGGAGGCCGCGCAGGAGTCCGCCGGGCGGGTGGTGCTCGGGCTGCACGCCGCCGAGACGCCCGACGACGTGGTGACCTTCGCCTTCGCGGAGGCCGCCGCGCGGGGGACCACCGTCCAGGTGGTCTCCGCGTACGCCGTCCCGCCCGCGCCGAACCTGATCATCGACGCCCCCTTCGAGGTGATCCCGCCGGAGGGGCTGGCGGACGACGGGGACGCCGTGCCGGCCGAGCGGGAGATGCTGCGGTCCCAGACGGACCGGCTGGCGCCGTTCCGCCCCCGCTACCCGGACGTCCGGGTCGAGCAGGCCGCGGTCCCCGGCGACGCGGCGGGCCGGCTGGTCACCGCCTCCGCGTCGGCGGCGCTGGTCGTGGTCGGCCGCCACCACCCGAGGCGCCGCCCCAGGTCGCTCTTCATGGGCTCGGTGGCGCATGCGGTGCTGCAGCACGCGCAGGGCCCGGTAGCAGTGGTCCCGACCCTCAAGGACGACGCCTAA